The Petrotoga olearia DSM 13574 genome has a window encoding:
- a CDS encoding DegV family protein — protein sequence MNKIAQIVDAASNLPIEILRKCNILKIPFYITFDGKEYLVQGKDISDEEFYKKMAENPDKAPKTAAPNPEDWFNAFKEKYDKGFKEIIVTTISSELSASYQNANIAKKDFTNQYQDSKITLIDTRTCTCGQAALEIKIAQIIENGKKLFEEISKIAKESIKKTSTIFTVKTLKYMKAGGRIGGATQFVGTLLNIKPIMEFVNGVVKPIKAVRSRRKSLDEMVNIISDRIKDPNKVVLCTRNAMCEEDEKYMIEKLREKLNYEGKIYPGTLGAVIGAHSGPGAIGIGFTELEEE from the coding sequence ATGAATAAAATAGCACAAATAGTTGATGCTGCAAGCAACTTACCAATAGAAATACTTCGAAAATGTAACATCCTTAAAATTCCTTTTTACATAACCTTTGATGGAAAAGAGTACCTTGTTCAAGGCAAAGACATATCAGATGAAGAATTTTACAAAAAAATGGCTGAAAATCCCGACAAAGCTCCAAAAACTGCGGCACCAAATCCAGAAGATTGGTTCAACGCTTTTAAAGAAAAATATGACAAAGGTTTCAAAGAGATCATAGTCACAACAATATCAAGCGAGTTATCTGCAAGTTATCAAAACGCTAATATTGCAAAAAAAGATTTTACCAACCAATACCAAGATTCAAAAATAACCTTAATAGACACAAGAACTTGCACATGTGGTCAGGCTGCTTTGGAAATAAAAATCGCACAAATAATTGAAAACGGGAAAAAACTTTTTGAAGAAATCTCCAAAATAGCCAAAGAATCAATTAAAAAAACCAGTACAATATTCACTGTGAAAACTTTGAAATACATGAAAGCCGGTGGAAGAATAGGTGGTGCCACACAGTTTGTCGGCACTCTATTAAATATAAAACCGATAATGGAATTTGTAAATGGAGTAGTAAAACCAATAAAAGCGGTTAGATCAAGAAGAAAATCTTTAGATGAAATGGTCAATATAATTTCAGATAGAATAAAAGATCCCAATAAAGTAGTACTATGTACAAGGAATGCTATGTGTGAAGAAGACGAAAAATACATGATAGAAAAGCTAAGAGAAAAATTAAACTATGAAGGTAAAATATATCCAGGCACATTGGGAGCAGTAATCGGAGCTCATTCTGGGCCTGGGGCAATAGGAATAGGCTTCACAGAATTAGAAGAAGAATAA